A region from the Halosolutus gelatinilyticus genome encodes:
- a CDS encoding low temperature requirement protein A, which yields MSKNWLQLVSAPALHDRTPIPDRHATWLELFFDLVFVVAVAELGRILADSLTANGIVEFVVLFIPVWWVWGAHSYYGDVFDQNDVIYPLASITVMLGVIVWSFTFSDALHGGATAFAIFYILLRLLNTGLYLIVSRIVPEARELATILSIGYMIGIMFWAVSLAIPPPLTYGLWAAGLVIEISWTSIVYMILEDVPAQRSHMDERFGLFTIVVLGEAILGVASGTADTNWQTVPAIIGIAGFLIAVSFWWLYFAYSDNDIVNRFVRSDWFGVIRWSLYGYGHLPVFACITAFGIGIETTIIAGAEGHEFEGASRLILFGSIAGFLATVTIIQWAGLHALPRSTIATRFVGVGIVLILAVTSTHLGLLTTMVLLAGVFVVLLTLEIFRLTSIQASNGHFE from the coding sequence ATGAGTAAAAACTGGCTCCAACTGGTATCTGCTCCCGCACTTCACGATCGGACCCCAATTCCGGACCGCCACGCGACGTGGTTGGAGCTGTTCTTCGATCTGGTGTTCGTCGTTGCCGTTGCCGAACTTGGTCGTATTCTTGCAGACTCCTTGACGGCCAATGGGATCGTCGAATTCGTAGTACTGTTCATCCCTGTTTGGTGGGTATGGGGAGCACACAGTTACTATGGCGATGTTTTTGACCAGAACGACGTGATTTATCCGCTTGCCTCGATCACTGTAATGCTCGGTGTGATTGTCTGGTCGTTCACGTTCTCTGATGCCCTTCATGGCGGCGCAACAGCGTTCGCTATCTTCTATATCCTACTCCGGCTACTGAATACAGGGCTCTATTTGATCGTCAGTCGAATAGTACCCGAAGCGCGTGAGCTCGCGACGATACTGTCGATCGGTTACATGATCGGGATTATGTTTTGGGCCGTATCCTTGGCGATTCCACCTCCACTAACGTACGGACTTTGGGCGGCCGGACTCGTCATCGAAATTTCCTGGACGTCGATCGTCTACATGATACTCGAGGATGTGCCTGCTCAACGTTCTCATATGGACGAGCGATTCGGTCTGTTTACCATCGTCGTCTTAGGCGAAGCAATCCTTGGCGTAGCGTCAGGGACGGCCGATACGAATTGGCAGACCGTACCCGCAATAATCGGTATCGCGGGATTTTTGATCGCAGTTAGTTTTTGGTGGCTCTACTTCGCATATTCCGATAACGATATCGTCAATCGATTCGTTCGAAGCGATTGGTTCGGGGTCATACGATGGAGCCTCTATGGCTACGGGCACCTTCCCGTATTTGCCTGTATCACTGCGTTCGGAATCGGTATCGAGACCACTATCATTGCAGGTGCAGAGGGTCACGAATTTGAGGGTGCTAGCCGACTTATTCTCTTCGGGAGTATCGCTGGATTTCTCGCCACAGTAACGATTATTCAGTGGGCGGGCCTCCATGCCCTTCCCCGGTCAACGATTGCAACAAGGTTCGTTGGTGTTGGTATCGTACTAATTCTCGCAGTAACCAGTACCCACCTCGGACTACTGACGACGATGGTATTACTAGCAGGCGTATTCGTTGTTTTACTCACACTCGAAATTTTTCGTCTTACAAGCATTCAAGCGTCGAACGGCCATTTTGA
- the purH gene encoding bifunctional phosphoribosylaminoimidazolecarboxamide formyltransferase/IMP cyclohydrolase has product MTRIAGMAGNRGRNLLNIADRAPGGAELAVVLTNSGDAPVLEAAAERGIPTEVVPLGEDMSRREHEEAVNAALDDYAYDLVCLDGYMRILSDAFLDVQPTTLNVHPSLLPSFPGMDAWGDALAAGVSVTGCTVHVVTDATDEEGEVVESEVDVGPIVTQEPIPVYEGDDAEALKERVLYEGEFRAYPRAVKWFAEGAVGVDREAGEVTVDADVASTEDDDHDDSEAPRASDGRAAKPRGGLPARRLVSSDRIDTLRYGENPHQDAAVYADYTCDEASVVHADQLNEGAKALSYNNYNDADGALNLITEFDEPAAAVIKHTNPAGCATADSIAEAYEKALSTDPMSAFGGIVAVNRECDAATAELIVDSFKEVVVAPGYTDDALDVLREKKNLRVLDVGELGERTDRFTEKPIVGGRLVQERDLQSIDVDDLEVVTEREPTGEELESMVFAWRTLKHVKSNGILFATGTETVGIGMGQVSRVDAVRLAAMKADEHAEGKDADGAVMASDAFFPFPDGIEEAAKAGIEAVVQPGGSVNDDDVIAAANEHGIAMAFTGQRSFRHD; this is encoded by the coding sequence ATGACGCGAATCGCCGGGATGGCCGGCAACCGAGGGCGCAACCTGTTGAACATCGCCGATCGAGCGCCGGGCGGGGCGGAACTCGCCGTCGTGCTGACGAACAGCGGGGACGCGCCGGTGCTGGAGGCCGCCGCCGAGCGAGGTATTCCCACCGAGGTCGTCCCGCTGGGGGAGGACATGAGCCGCCGCGAGCACGAGGAGGCCGTCAACGCGGCGCTCGATGACTACGCGTACGACCTGGTCTGTCTGGACGGCTACATGCGCATCCTCTCGGACGCGTTCCTCGACGTCCAGCCGACGACGCTGAACGTCCACCCGTCGCTGCTGCCGTCGTTCCCCGGCATGGACGCCTGGGGCGACGCCCTCGCGGCGGGCGTCTCGGTCACGGGCTGTACGGTCCACGTCGTCACCGACGCGACCGACGAGGAGGGCGAGGTCGTCGAGTCGGAAGTCGACGTCGGCCCGATCGTCACCCAGGAACCGATCCCGGTCTACGAGGGTGACGACGCGGAGGCGCTCAAAGAGCGCGTCCTCTACGAGGGCGAGTTCCGCGCGTATCCACGAGCGGTAAAGTGGTTCGCCGAGGGCGCCGTCGGCGTCGATCGCGAGGCGGGCGAGGTGACCGTCGACGCGGACGTCGCGAGTACCGAGGATGACGACCACGACGACAGCGAGGCGCCACGCGCCTCGGATGGTCGAGCGGCGAAGCCGCGAGGCGGCCTTCCGGCCCGCCGACTCGTCTCGAGCGATCGGATCGACACCCTCCGCTACGGGGAGAACCCCCACCAGGACGCCGCGGTCTACGCCGACTACACCTGCGACGAGGCCAGCGTCGTCCACGCCGACCAGTTGAACGAGGGCGCGAAGGCGCTGTCGTACAACAACTACAACGACGCCGACGGCGCGCTGAACCTGATCACGGAGTTCGACGAGCCCGCCGCGGCGGTCATCAAGCACACCAACCCCGCGGGCTGTGCGACGGCGGACTCGATCGCCGAGGCCTACGAGAAGGCGCTTTCGACCGATCCGATGAGCGCGTTCGGCGGGATCGTCGCCGTCAACCGGGAGTGCGACGCCGCGACCGCGGAACTGATCGTCGACTCGTTCAAAGAGGTCGTCGTCGCCCCCGGTTACACCGACGACGCCCTCGACGTCCTCCGCGAGAAGAAGAATCTGCGCGTGCTCGACGTGGGCGAACTGGGAGAGCGAACCGATCGCTTCACCGAGAAGCCGATCGTCGGCGGCCGACTCGTCCAGGAGCGCGACCTGCAGTCGATCGACGTCGACGACCTCGAGGTCGTCACGGAGCGCGAACCCACCGGCGAAGAACTCGAGTCGATGGTGTTCGCGTGGCGGACGCTCAAGCACGTCAAGTCGAACGGCATTCTCTTCGCGACGGGCACCGAAACGGTCGGCATCGGCATGGGACAGGTGTCCCGCGTGGACGCGGTCCGACTCGCGGCGATGAAAGCCGACGAGCACGCCGAGGGCAAGGACGCCGACGGCGCCGTCATGGCCTCCGACGCCTTCTTCCCGTTCCCCGACGGCATCGAGGAGGCCGCGAAGGCGGGTATCGAGGCGGTCGTCCAGCCCGGTGGCTCGGTCAACGACGACGACGTGATCGCGGCCGCGAACGAACACGGCATCGCGATGGCGTTTACGGGGCAGCGGTCTTTCCGTCACGACTAA
- the purB gene encoding adenylosuccinate lyase, with protein MTETDALYAVSPLDGRYAGRTAPLSPYASEAALMRARVRVEVEYLIALADLDATPLAIDIDEREALRGLYKHFAEEDARLIKKLETEGHAGFDATNHDVKAVEYFVRHRLSEDSDASAWIHFGLTSEDVNNLAHRLLVRDAVDEVLLPKLYEVRKSLADMARDHRDLPMLARTHGQPATPTTFGKEMAVYAARLGRATGRIRRATDGLRGKLGGASGTYAAHVAAYPDVDWRAFAEDFVTGLGLAFEPLTTQVNPCDDLAALFDAFRGANDVLLDLDLDVWLYVSDRYLGQEAVEGETGSSTMPHKVNPIDFENSEGNLSKANSDLTFLADYVTTSRLQRDLSDSTVKRNIGAAFAHCLIGYGKTATGLEKVVPTEAVMREELENTPEIIGEAVQTILRREGQEDAYERVKAVTRGREVTIEDFRSMFDELDVDEDVREELHALTPTGYTGVASELVDDLT; from the coding sequence ATGACCGAAACTGACGCCCTGTACGCCGTCTCGCCGCTAGACGGCCGCTACGCCGGCCGGACCGCGCCGCTGTCGCCGTACGCGAGCGAGGCTGCACTCATGCGCGCCCGCGTCCGCGTCGAAGTCGAGTACCTGATCGCCCTCGCGGATCTCGACGCGACGCCGCTTGCGATCGATATCGACGAACGCGAAGCCTTGCGCGGGTTGTACAAGCACTTCGCCGAGGAGGATGCCCGGCTGATAAAGAAACTGGAGACGGAGGGTCACGCCGGCTTCGACGCGACGAACCACGATGTCAAGGCCGTCGAGTACTTCGTCCGCCACCGGCTTTCCGAGGACAGTGACGCCTCGGCGTGGATCCACTTCGGACTGACCAGCGAGGACGTGAACAACCTCGCCCACCGGCTGCTCGTCCGCGACGCCGTAGACGAGGTACTCCTCCCGAAACTGTACGAGGTGCGGAAGTCCCTCGCCGACATGGCCCGCGACCACCGCGATCTCCCGATGCTCGCGCGAACGCACGGCCAACCCGCCACGCCGACGACGTTCGGCAAGGAGATGGCCGTCTACGCCGCGCGCCTCGGTCGCGCGACCGGACGCATTCGGCGGGCGACGGACGGTCTCCGCGGCAAACTCGGCGGTGCCTCCGGGACCTACGCCGCCCACGTCGCGGCCTACCCGGACGTCGACTGGCGGGCCTTCGCCGAGGACTTCGTCACCGGATTGGGCCTCGCGTTCGAGCCGCTCACGACGCAGGTCAACCCCTGCGACGACCTCGCGGCCCTGTTCGACGCGTTCCGCGGAGCCAACGACGTCCTGCTCGACCTCGACCTCGACGTGTGGCTCTACGTCTCCGATCGCTACCTCGGCCAGGAGGCCGTCGAGGGCGAAACGGGCTCGTCGACGATGCCCCACAAGGTCAACCCGATCGACTTCGAGAACAGCGAGGGGAACCTCTCGAAGGCCAACTCCGATCTGACCTTCCTCGCCGACTACGTCACGACCTCGCGGCTCCAGCGCGACCTCTCGGATTCGACCGTCAAGCGCAACATCGGCGCGGCGTTCGCCCACTGCTTGATCGGCTACGGGAAGACCGCCACCGGCCTCGAGAAGGTCGTCCCGACCGAGGCGGTCATGCGCGAGGAACTCGAAAACACGCCCGAGATCATCGGCGAAGCCGTCCAGACTATCCTCCGACGCGAGGGCCAAGAAGACGCCTACGAGCGCGTCAAGGCCGTCACCCGCGGCCGGGAGGTTACGATCGAGGACTTTCGATCGATGTTCGACGAACTCGACGTCGACGAGGACGTCCGCGAGGAACTGCACGCGCTCACGCCGACCGGATATACCGGCGTCGCGAGCGAGCTGGTCGACGATCTCACGTAA
- a CDS encoding TrmB family transcriptional regulator, whose product MSATQEAVLAMEALGLTEYEARCFVALTRISNGTAKEVGQVADIPRSRVYDTIEGLERRGLVEIQQSDPREFKAVPIEMAVRRIREDYDSRINAAENALQQVEEPETDDDEGMWAITQPDHVTERIELFLDAAEDEIHYVIVTEEVVERSILTHLDQAANRGVEVVVEVSTDDLGERLREAVPDADVVVASDLETTNPVYGEWPGQLLMVDNRSVVAAGIEETDLPDVTQELAVWTYGRDHGFAVWIRELLNDRHEKLSAQ is encoded by the coding sequence ATGTCCGCGACGCAGGAAGCGGTCCTCGCGATGGAAGCGCTGGGATTGACGGAGTACGAGGCGCGGTGCTTCGTCGCGCTGACTCGGATATCGAACGGGACGGCGAAGGAAGTCGGCCAGGTTGCGGATATTCCTCGATCGCGGGTGTACGACACGATCGAAGGGCTCGAACGAAGGGGGCTCGTCGAGATCCAGCAATCCGATCCGCGGGAGTTCAAAGCCGTACCGATCGAGATGGCAGTACGCCGGATCCGCGAGGACTACGATTCTCGGATAAACGCCGCGGAAAACGCGTTACAACAGGTGGAAGAGCCGGAAACCGATGACGACGAGGGGATGTGGGCGATCACCCAGCCGGACCACGTAACCGAGCGCATCGAACTCTTTCTGGACGCCGCCGAAGACGAGATTCATTACGTCATCGTGACCGAGGAGGTGGTCGAACGATCGATCCTTACACACCTCGACCAGGCTGCTAATCGAGGCGTCGAGGTCGTCGTCGAAGTTTCGACCGACGATCTCGGAGAGCGCCTTCGCGAAGCGGTACCCGACGCGGACGTCGTCGTGGCGAGCGACCTGGAAACGACGAATCCGGTGTACGGGGAGTGGCCCGGCCAACTGCTCATGGTCGACAATCGATCGGTCGTCGCAGCGGGCATCGAAGAGACGGATCTGCCCGACGTAACCCAGGAACTCGCGGTCTGGACGTACGGACGCGACCACGGATTTGCCGTCTGGATACGCGAGCTATTGAACGATCGTCACGAGAAACTGTCAGCGCAATAA
- a CDS encoding PPOX class F420-dependent oxidoreductase encodes MASIPDDFQNLFEKQTFAHISTLLPNGAPHVTPVWIDYDADADRLLVNTERDRRKEKNARNDSRVAVSMVDPDNPYRMLSVTGEVDEITTENAREHIDELAKRYMGEDEYPNPIQTERVIISIEPENVRAFEA; translated from the coding sequence ATGGCATCGATCCCGGACGACTTCCAGAACCTGTTCGAAAAGCAGACGTTCGCGCACATCTCCACCCTGTTGCCGAACGGTGCGCCCCACGTGACGCCGGTGTGGATCGACTACGACGCCGACGCCGATCGGCTGCTCGTCAACACCGAACGCGATCGGCGCAAGGAGAAGAACGCTCGCAACGATTCGCGGGTCGCAGTGAGCATGGTCGATCCCGACAATCCGTATCGAATGCTCTCCGTGACGGGCGAGGTCGACGAGATCACGACAGAGAACGCCCGCGAACACATCGACGAACTGGCCAAGCGGTACATGGGCGAAGACGAGTACCCGAACCCGATCCAGACGGAGCGGGTCATCATCTCGATCGAACCGGAGAACGTGCGAGCTTTCGAGGCGTAG
- a CDS encoding 5'-nucleotidase C-terminal domain-containing protein: MTVPRLVHVADLETIYDDPERVGRLAGAVRARRDDRTLVVGAGDTTALGALAFVSEEGRELARPLYETIDPDADVLGNHEFDYGADRAAAWVRTTPGRHLLANVEGLPDGATTPSAVVEVADARIGLVGVTDPRTAEISGIDLDVEFTDPVTAVRAASDRLRSRGCERVVVLSHCGPLDSTIAAETNADIVLGGHDHERVRERVDGTLVARTEGGQAGAFQVVRLTDPPAVEVCAIDDEPRHERIESAYRERYDATGLADVVTTLPEPIDRATTARTVARAYRERGTAAVGLVARGSVRDGLPGDVTRGDVIGVVPFGSMLHVHRVDGRTMAAIVDRGTGLDHETAGEIVADGPSRSTDGGALVEGEPIDPDGSYRVGCMSYLTAVDAIPELDSDTLVEDRGPQHEHVLAYLEGEGSIAERSTRR, from the coding sequence ATGACGGTCCCGCGACTCGTCCACGTCGCCGACCTCGAGACGATCTACGACGACCCGGAACGGGTTGGCCGATTGGCCGGCGCGGTGCGCGCGCGGCGCGACGATCGGACGCTCGTCGTCGGCGCCGGCGACACGACGGCGCTGGGTGCGCTCGCGTTCGTCAGCGAGGAGGGCCGCGAACTCGCCCGGCCGCTGTACGAGACGATCGATCCCGACGCCGACGTCCTCGGGAACCACGAGTTCGACTACGGCGCGGATCGGGCCGCCGCGTGGGTGCGGACGACGCCGGGACGCCACCTCCTCGCGAACGTCGAGGGACTTCCGGACGGCGCGACGACGCCGAGTGCGGTTGTCGAGGTCGCTGACGCGCGAATCGGCCTCGTCGGCGTCACCGATCCCAGAACCGCCGAGATATCCGGGATCGACCTCGACGTCGAATTCACCGATCCGGTGACGGCCGTTCGCGCGGCGAGCGATCGGCTTCGGTCCCGCGGCTGCGAGCGGGTCGTCGTCCTTTCGCACTGCGGGCCGCTCGATTCGACGATCGCTGCGGAGACCAATGCGGACATCGTCCTCGGCGGCCACGACCACGAGCGCGTCCGTGAACGGGTCGACGGCACGCTCGTCGCGCGCACCGAGGGCGGACAGGCGGGTGCGTTCCAGGTCGTCCGCCTGACCGATCCGCCCGCGGTCGAGGTGTGTGCGATCGACGACGAACCCCGCCACGAACGGATCGAATCGGCCTACCGCGAGCGCTACGACGCCACCGGACTCGCCGACGTCGTGACGACGCTGCCGGAGCCGATCGATCGCGCGACGACGGCGCGGACGGTCGCTCGCGCGTACCGGGAGCGTGGAACTGCCGCCGTCGGTCTCGTGGCTCGAGGGTCCGTCCGCGACGGGCTCCCCGGGGACGTCACGCGCGGAGACGTCATCGGCGTCGTTCCGTTCGGTTCCATGCTACACGTCCACCGCGTCGACGGTCGGACGATGGCGGCGATCGTCGATCGCGGCACGGGGCTGGACCACGAGACGGCGGGGGAGATCGTGGCCGACGGCCCGTCGCGATCGACCGACGGCGGCGCGCTCGTCGAGGGCGAGCCGATCGATCCGGACGGCTCCTACCGCGTCGGCTGTATGAGCTACCTGACGGCGGTCGACGCGATCCCCGAACTCGATTCCGACACGCTCGTCGAGGATCGCGGGCCGCAACACGAGCACGTGCTGGCGTATCTGGAGGGTGAGGGATCGATCGCGGAGCGCTCAACCCGGCGGTAG
- a CDS encoding GNAT family N-acetyltransferase, with amino-acid sequence MTEPTVRELTSRAEWIGAFPVMRQLRTHLDEAAYLDYLDRMTENGYRLFGLFSDDELVALAGVDVSVNMYYGRHLWVCELITDADHRSEGYGRRLFEHLVEWAEGMGCEKIALSSGVQREEAHRFYEERVAMDRASHVFTRNLDR; translated from the coding sequence ATGACTGAGCCGACGGTTCGAGAGTTGACGTCCAGAGCCGAGTGGATCGGCGCCTTTCCCGTGATGCGACAGTTGCGAACGCACCTCGACGAGGCGGCGTACCTCGACTACCTCGATCGGATGACCGAGAACGGGTACCGGCTGTTCGGCCTGTTTTCGGACGACGAACTCGTCGCGCTCGCGGGCGTCGACGTCTCGGTCAACATGTACTACGGGCGGCACCTGTGGGTATGCGAGTTGATCACCGACGCCGACCACCGATCGGAGGGGTACGGAAGGCGCCTCTTCGAGCACCTCGTGGAGTGGGCCGAGGGGATGGGATGTGAGAAAATCGCCCTGTCGTCGGGGGTACAGCGCGAAGAGGCCCACCGGTTCTACGAGGAGCGCGTCGCCATGGATCGCGCGAGCCACGTCTTCACGCGGAACCTCGATCGGTAA
- a CDS encoding M20 family metallopeptidase — protein sequence MTGRDSTADAGTGSDAETDEYASERAADRPFDPIAFLETAVRHPSNDGVGPMREFLCQTLEAQGVAPRVDDDGNVIARRGPANADAHVVLNTHIDTVSPHVPFERDGGGPDGETGDGDEIAADVIRGRGSCDAKGPLAAMLAAFFAIDPSRGRVTLAITPDEEVLSTGAYALVSGDESIAAGADAVIVGEPTGLDVCTAAKGRFQGTVRLTGANAHAAEPQSGTNVIAALEPALKATRTFDERADAPPTHPQLGAATLTPTVVEGGESTNQVPADCRLTIDRRSVPPETGEAFREALTEHLRTTVPEDVGVEFSFTDRPTPFLEAWDTDPDAPVVSLLAEAAESDVRPFTAATEASYFAADAPTVVFGPGVLADDEGAVAHAPREYVRVADVEAAAAALEETLAAIVE from the coding sequence GTGACGGGACGCGATTCCACCGCCGACGCCGGTACTGGTTCTGACGCCGAGACGGACGAGTACGCGAGCGAGCGCGCGGCCGATCGGCCGTTCGATCCGATCGCCTTCCTCGAGACGGCCGTCCGGCACCCCTCGAACGATGGCGTGGGGCCGATGCGCGAGTTCCTCTGCCAGACGCTCGAAGCGCAGGGCGTCGCGCCGCGGGTCGACGACGACGGGAACGTGATCGCGCGCCGCGGACCGGCGAACGCCGACGCGCACGTCGTTTTGAATACCCACATCGACACTGTCTCGCCGCACGTCCCGTTCGAGCGCGACGGCGGCGGGCCTGACGGCGAGACGGGTGACGGCGACGAAATCGCCGCGGACGTCATCCGCGGACGCGGCTCCTGCGACGCGAAGGGGCCGCTCGCGGCGATGCTCGCGGCCTTCTTCGCGATCGATCCGTCCCGGGGACGAGTGACGCTCGCCATCACTCCCGACGAGGAAGTGCTCTCGACCGGCGCGTACGCGCTCGTCTCCGGCGACGAATCGATCGCCGCGGGCGCGGACGCTGTGATCGTCGGCGAACCGACCGGTCTCGACGTCTGCACGGCGGCGAAGGGGCGATTTCAGGGGACGGTTCGCCTCACCGGCGCGAACGCCCACGCCGCCGAGCCGCAGTCGGGAACGAACGTGATCGCGGCGCTCGAGCCCGCGCTGAAGGCGACCCGAACCTTCGACGAGCGCGCCGATGCGCCGCCGACACACCCGCAACTCGGCGCTGCGACGCTCACGCCGACCGTCGTCGAAGGCGGGGAGTCGACCAACCAGGTGCCGGCCGACTGCAGGCTGACGATCGATCGGCGTAGCGTCCCTCCGGAGACGGGCGAGGCGTTCCGCGAGGCGCTGACAGAGCACCTGCGGACGACCGTTCCCGAGGACGTCGGCGTCGAGTTCAGCTTTACCGATCGGCCGACGCCGTTTCTCGAGGCCTGGGACACCGATCCCGACGCGCCGGTCGTGAGTCTGCTCGCCGAGGCCGCGGAGAGCGACGTCCGTCCGTTCACCGCGGCGACGGAGGCCTCCTACTTCGCGGCGGACGCGCCGACGGTCGTCTTCGGCCCCGGCGTGCTGGCCGACGACGAGGGCGCCGTCGCCCACGCCCCCCGGGAGTACGTCCGCGTCGCGGACGTCGAGGCCGCGGCCGCGGCGCTCGAAGAGACGCTCGCGGCGATCGTCGAGTAG
- the dapF gene encoding diaminopimelate epimerase, with the protein MTVPFQKYHGTGNDFVIIHADEAVPDRGALAERECDRDDGVGADGVLFLALEEGFTPPRVVMTLVQPDGATAPMCGNGARCAAEWAMERTGSDSVMIDTQAGTLRADRSDADDIVIEMGSPTFDPEKVPVEADEQVFETEIEGLEVTMVNTGVPHAVAFVDDVDEVDLGAAAPPVRHADVFPRGTNVTVASPDGDGGFFQRTYERGVEGETDSCGTGAVAIAVVARRLGLTDADPVRVRPPGGTLRVSFNERGHATLAGPVEHEFDGEMTIESPTRT; encoded by the coding sequence ATGACCGTCCCATTCCAGAAGTACCACGGCACCGGCAACGACTTCGTAATCATCCACGCGGACGAAGCCGTCCCCGACAGGGGCGCGCTCGCGGAACGCGAGTGCGATCGAGACGACGGCGTCGGTGCCGACGGCGTCCTCTTTCTCGCGCTCGAGGAGGGGTTCACCCCGCCGCGCGTCGTGATGACGCTGGTCCAGCCGGACGGCGCCACGGCGCCGATGTGCGGCAACGGCGCCCGGTGTGCCGCCGAGTGGGCGATGGAGCGGACGGGCTCCGACAGCGTGATGATCGACACTCAGGCGGGGACCCTGCGGGCCGATCGGTCGGACGCGGACGACATCGTCATCGAGATGGGGTCGCCGACGTTCGACCCCGAGAAGGTCCCCGTCGAGGCCGACGAGCAGGTCTTCGAGACCGAGATCGAGGGCCTCGAGGTAACGATGGTCAACACCGGCGTCCCCCACGCCGTCGCGTTCGTCGACGACGTCGACGAGGTCGACCTCGGGGCGGCCGCACCGCCGGTGCGCCACGCGGACGTCTTTCCCCGCGGGACGAACGTCACGGTGGCCAGCCCGGACGGCGACGGCGGCTTCTTCCAGCGCACCTACGAGCGCGGCGTGGAGGGCGAGACGGACTCCTGTGGCACCGGCGCGGTCGCGATCGCCGTCGTCGCGCGGCGACTCGGGCTCACCGACGCGGACCCCGTCCGCGTCCGGCCGCCGGGCGGCACCCTGCGGGTGAGCTTCAACGAACGCGGCCACGCGACGCTCGCCGGCCCCGTCGAACACGAGTTCGACGGCGAGATGACGATCGAATCGCCGACCAGAACGTGA
- the lysA gene encoding diaminopimelate decarboxylase — MQALVDDYGSPLYVLDLDRVRENHRRVEVAFPDAEIMYAVKANAVRGVLAAVHEAGAGLECASAGEVKRSLEAGAPGADVHYTAVNPPARDLDWIVDAWADHPDLTITAGAEDTIDRLADRGYDGRLCLRVNTGIGAGHHEKVETGAEPKFGVPIERAVEVLSDAAGRGIDVVGIHAHVGSGVSSDQLEAHRKFVSRMGDLARDVNRELDGDGLEFVDVGGGFGVPYHEDEEPLDLEAVAEATREAIGGIDAALTIEPGRYLVADAGVLLTEVNTVKDARETTAVGVDAGMTTLIRPAMYGSYHPIRNLTADTAPAESAAAPARGTTPQTISGPICESSDVFCADRELPKSERGDVLAIGNAGAYGYEMATQYNSRPRPASIVLDGDAARLSRRRETFDDVTRLEPDAHGAGDATARTNRESDNDHEER, encoded by the coding sequence CTGCAGGCGCTCGTCGACGACTACGGCTCGCCGCTGTACGTCCTCGACCTCGATCGCGTCCGGGAGAACCACCGGCGCGTCGAGGTGGCGTTTCCCGACGCCGAGATCATGTACGCGGTGAAGGCGAACGCGGTTCGGGGCGTCCTCGCGGCGGTCCACGAGGCCGGCGCCGGGCTGGAGTGCGCCTCTGCCGGCGAGGTCAAGCGATCGCTCGAGGCCGGCGCGCCGGGCGCCGACGTCCACTACACCGCGGTCAACCCGCCCGCTCGCGACCTCGACTGGATCGTCGACGCCTGGGCGGACCACCCCGACCTGACGATCACCGCCGGGGCCGAGGACACGATCGATCGCCTCGCCGATCGCGGCTACGACGGCCGGCTCTGTCTTCGGGTCAACACCGGCATCGGCGCCGGCCACCACGAGAAAGTAGAGACGGGCGCCGAACCGAAGTTCGGCGTGCCGATCGAGCGCGCCGTCGAGGTCCTCTCGGACGCCGCCGGTCGTGGTATCGACGTGGTCGGAATCCACGCCCACGTCGGCTCCGGCGTCTCGAGCGACCAGTTGGAGGCCCACCGGAAGTTCGTCTCGCGGATGGGTGACCTGGCGAGAGACGTGAACCGGGAACTCGACGGCGACGGCCTCGAGTTCGTCGACGTCGGCGGCGGCTTCGGCGTCCCCTACCACGAGGACGAGGAGCCGCTCGATCTGGAGGCCGTCGCCGAGGCGACACGCGAGGCGATCGGCGGGATCGACGCGGCGCTGACGATCGAGCCGGGCCGGTATCTCGTCGCCGACGCCGGCGTCCTGCTGACCGAAGTCAACACCGTCAAGGACGCCCGGGAGACGACCGCCGTCGGCGTCGACGCAGGGATGACGACGCTGATTCGACCCGCGATGTACGGCTCCTACCACCCGATCCGAAATCTGACGGCGGACACCGCACCGGCCGAGTCCGCGGCGGCGCCGGCACGCGGAACGACCCCGCAGACGATCAGCGGCCCGATCTGCGAGAGCAGCGACGTCTTCTGTGCGGACCGCGAACTGCCCAAGAGCGAGCGCGGGGACGTCCTCGCGATCGGCAACGCCGGCGCGTACGGCTACGAGATGGCCACCCAGTACAACTCGCGTCCCCGGCCCGCCTCGATCGTCCTCGACGGCGACGCGGCGCGACTCTCCCGGCGTCGGGAGACGTTCGACGACGTGACCCGCCTGGAGCCCGACGCGCACGGCGCGGGAGACGCGACCGCGCGAACGAACCGAGAGAGCGATAACGACCACGAGGAACGATAG